The segment AAACAGGCAAAGGGGGTAGTTGCAGGTAAGATTGAGTAAAATTTAAAAGCAATTGTCATCAATTGGAAGCTGGCAAGCTGTGGCCTTTTCGGATGGTCTTTCAGGTTTCCTTCCTATCACATGAGATAACGTAGGTGACAATGCGGTATCAACTAGACCCCAAATGTGTGCTCACAGTAAGCAGTGAAAGGGAAAAGCATTCGGAATACCTCCAGAGGCGAAGGCTTATGTTTGTATACTCCTGGTAGGCACATGAGACTCAAGCCTTGTGACATCTCAAATCATAGGTGGTGACAAAGGGTTCGAAGGCGGGTCGCTTGCCCTTGTCTATGTACGATTCCATGCAATGGAAGAGAAATGCCTAATTCACGTTGTCCATTGACGCAAGGCTAGCCACCATGTTGGTTCATGTCTTTTCATGATTTACCACCCATAAGGGGTAGGATTAGATGATAGAGGGTATAGCCGAATGTGACAGACCatgcttcagctgctgaagacAGGAcgctgaacacttggagaagtttggCCTTCAAGCAGGCCTGTCAAGCAGAGTGGAGCTCTCTTGGTGATTTGGTAAACAACGAGGAAGCGTAGGCAGCTTAGCGTAGCCACAGGCCCTATGAGACTGGTTCTCCCGGGCGTAATAAATACTACTACACtattactaattttactaattacttagTAATAGCTATCCCTGGCGGTAGGCACTTCTGAGCTGCCTTCTTAGACTTCTGCTGCTGACATAACCGTGCTGTTAGTGAAACTTCATCCAGAAAGCTCGAAGAAACGACTAGGTCAAAGGCCACGGAGAAATTAGGCGAGATAACCGGCGACCAGACTACTGTAGCCCCTTCTGGTGCTGCTACACCTACCGGAGCGTTGTTGATTGCCGAAGCTTGCTTAAGTCATTGTTTGATGCTACAATTTCCTCTTTAAGCCCTGTCGCCGACCTGTGCTTAGAAATCGGATCAACATTGTTAACGTTATGAGCCGACTTAATACAAGATCGGCGTTGCATTATGTTACGTTCGTTACAAcattaataataataaatcGAGGATATGGGAAAAAAGAATGCTTTAGAGttaacgtacatgataagcgagtgaaACTGTTGAATACTGGTGAAAATGAGACCGGCTAACCGGATGACCGAACTACCGGTCAGAGAGCTGTCTCAGCACTGTAATAACCTCTTAGATAGGTCATTACTGAACAGATAGAAATAGGGTTCCAACCCAACTATCAGAGAGAGAGGAGGACACACAATTGACCCCAATATCTGACAGAAACAGACAAGCGAGCGGAACACTTTTCTTCAGCTATCAAAATAGAAAACACCAGAAAAACACAACAAACCAtctaatcaattaaaacCAATCGCTATACTATTCTTTACATACTGCAACAACTATCTGACATGTTCTTGCGTTGTGCCCAGTCTTGCCGCATGATCTACAGCGCCTTTCCTTCGTTTGCGCcgaccttccttgaccaccacttctcgacgattcgCCCCCTACCtgcgcatcaacatccatctgatcagTTGCTTCCCTTCCTTCATCTACTGTCATTACCCCTATTTTCTGTAGCCGACTTCTCTTTGTCCTCCAccgccggcttagtatctcattcGCCTGTCGAAGGTCGTGGACCTCAGACCTCAATAAGGCATTCTCATGCATCATTGCCTGTGTTCCCTTAGAAAGAGACTTTAAGGCTGCCAAAATTGACTCTGGTTAGCTACTATGATGCCTGATTATTCGCCTTTGgaggtattcagactgatATTGGGCCTCAAGTACGGTCTTTGGCGTCTTCGAAACCCAAGGGGTCGAGGGGtcgatctcttcttcaaccgGCGTTGGGGTCCGTAGCTGTATATCAAGCTTCGAGACTATACTTTCCGGGTCAATAGGAATAAGTCCGGCCCCTCTAAACGCAGCCCTGATATTTTCTTCTGTCATAGTAGCTTGAAATGCAGCATAGAAGGccggaaagaactcggtcttggaaacgtGGGTTATggagcatctgatcagatgctctatttctcgaccgtaagccttcttgagcagcccaaagcacccaacatcaagggGTTGAAGCAGGtgagacgaatgaggcgGCATACAAAGCGTAATGATCTTGTGTTCTTCGCAATATATCTCAAAGTCGGCtgagtggtgactttcgtgcCCATCAAGGATTAAAAGACGATAGCGACTATTTGATCGCTTGCTTGTACACCGgttaaagtgctttagccactcaagacctATCTCATTATccgtccagccattttgagACGTTGCAGTAGCCCAATCACCagggaggttgctttctcggtaccagttggcgaggtgatattggcccgcACCTATGATAAACGGCGGGATCGCCCGGCCTTCCGCATTAATCGCTTGAATGACGGTAATCCATTCCCGacttccaggctgcactgatcTTGGTCTTCCGCGCCTCTCTGCACCTGTGACGACCATTCCGCTTGCAATCATGCCCATCATAAaaccagtctcgtcaaagttgtaGATATCATCCGATCGGATGCCGTACTTAGCAATTGTATTCTCTACGAGCCTAAACCAGTTACGAATAATCGTCGGATCTTCACATTTGGCTCTCTGATAGTCATATTTACGGAAAAAacgcgtcttgagctctttgtgtcgcttgacgaagttagaagcccagcgcttgccgacgggTGACGCGTCGCGGTCGGCGAGCAATCGGTtagccatttcttccacACCACGTAGTCATGGgtgaaatcctcgcgaatctaggtcaagAATAAACTGAACTATTATCTGTTCCTCTAGGTCAGATAGTTTGCGTGATTTCGGGATAGTATCACGCTGGGAAAGAATGCCTTGCTGCCGACGCCAAAGGCTGTAAGGCTAACTTTGTAGATTTTTGCGGCGCGTCGGAGACTTAATTTTAGgtcattttgaagggcttgaATAGCAAGCAGGATATTAGCTTCTTTATTTAACTGTGACATGATGGGTGGTTGAGTATTAATTGATCAAATAGATATGATGTAggttgagggatttttgttccactcgcttgtctgtttcactcgcttatcatgtacgttagGCTATACGTTATAACTGATAAAGTATTATTGCCACACCGTATACAGGGCTCCCATCTATAAGCTGATAATACTTATCAAATACAGCCCAGAAGTAGCAACGCAGCTCCATAGTATAGCATTACTAGAGTATTTCTAGGAtgcttatatataatatttataaagaaTATCcattatataaagtaaacGGTTTAGAGTAGCATAACGACCCTTTATAAGCTAAGTGATTTTCTAGAACGGTTAAAGGAATGCACACGTCTCCCCTAAAGCATTTTCGAGGCGATGAAAGCAGGCTGGTGTAGGAAAAGAATTGATGAAGCTTCAGGGAGGCTGGGTGACGAGGAAAGTATTTTGAGACATTTTACATTAGTGCCATGCGACCATACCGCGAATGCTATCGAAAAATCAGTTTGATAATATCGAACCTGATCAGATTCTCAATCTAAAAGACATTGTTCCTGGTCAACAAGTCCAGTTTTGGGTACGCATCGTATAAAGGAAAATAagcattttgtatggggaggtttttttttttttttttgctgtaCGGTTGGCGGGTACGCATGGCAGGTGGGTATTGCATGGTaagagaagatggatgaggTGGAGCAGGCCTTCGAAATAGATTGCTGAGACGAATAACGAGTCCAAGTAGAATAACCGAAGAAAGCAGGTAGTACAGAAACTGACTAAAGCAAATTCAATAGCTAGCATCGGTATTATGGTGTTTTCTAAACATCCGTTTCGTGGTAGCTTGCAAGAGGGTCATATCAATACCCCAGCAAACCAAAGGGAGATCGCATCCTTGGATTTTCTACCTTTTCCAGCACAATCCGGTCGATGGCGCTAGTAAGCGAGTCCCAATCGCCGCGAATTTGGATACCTCGTTCTTCGCCCCCAGGTTTACGGAACCTAACCCACTGTTTTGCGCTCAAGCAGTTCGCAACTAGCAAGCTTTCGACGCTTAGCTTGTCGCGAAGGACACAGAAGATTAGCGGCCAACCTTGAGTCTCGTGGATATGCACACCGTTGAAGAGCACGTCTTTTAAGGTGCTCTGATGCCGGCATAGAATCTTAACCAGCGCATCGGCGGTGCAATTCACCCAGTGGAGCTCCAACTCTCGGAGGGCTGTCATCTGCAGAGATCCGGCGATCGCGGTGACTAGGGACAACTTGTTACGGCCACCCATGCGCAGATCGAGAAGCGTCGCGGTCGGGAAAAGCTCGATGAATCGCACAAGACTGCCCGCCCCGCTATCCGAGAGGGTAAAGTACTCCGAACAGACGTTCAAGCGGAGGGTATCCAGGTCGAGGAAACAGGAGCGTATCTGCTGGGCAGCGAGATCCGAGACAAACCCATGTGAGCCAGCGCGGAAATCCTGGAGGTTAAACAGTATGTCAAGCTCCTCTAGCGAGACACGGCTTGCAACCACAGCTGCAAGCACGACTTGTAGTGCATGTCTCGCGAACTCGCCACTCTCAATTGTGTCGGTGTTAGTAGTCGGCCATAAGCCCGTTTGTTTGGCCTGTAGCCTTGCGCCCCAAGGACGGTCTTGGCCTGAGAGAATGATCGTCCTGCAGTTCGGCATTGCAGTAAGCGCCAGGGTCAAGTATGCAGTAGCCATTCCACACTCCATTATATATCTCTGATCGTCTTGATAACGACTATATGCGATGGTGTTTACTActgccttctccttctcggcGGAAGACTCAAAGTCTGGCACGTGGGAATCTTCAGACCACGGACTGCTCGGCGAAGAGCCCTGGTCTTCTGGGCTTGGCTCACCTATTTCCACTTCATTACCCTCCTCTGGGCGATACTGCATGTCCCGTTCCCAGAGATCAGGGTCCTTTGTGATGTGGACGATGCTGATGTCGAGCGACTGCACTGTGGGACCGAACGTCGGGTGACGCGCAATATCGATAAGAGCTTCCAGACTGTGGCGCTGCAGAAAGACACAGCGGCGTTCGAAATATCGCGTGGCGAATTGCGAGGCTGTGCTGTTATTAATCAACCGGGACGTTTGCCGAAACCGGAAGAAGGCTTCGTCATCGAGAAGATTAGCAATCGAGCAAAGCATCTCGATTGGGAAATGGGAGATAGTAGTCATTTTGAAGGAGGCAAGGGTACACCATAGTAGATGTCGAGCGTGAcgttcagttcagttcagttcgAATTTACGACTGCAGATGTACCGGCGAGCGGGGTTGTCAGGTGACTCAttagataagataagataagataagataaggaGAGGCTTTGGCATGCAGTCATGAAACCGTCGGATTGGATCCTGGTGGTCAGCTTAATCGTACGGCTGGTTATGTGCCACTTCCCTTGAGGGCGAGAATGAAACTTGCGTGCTTTAATCGAATGTATCAAACAGGACCCCTGTGGTTGTCCTCTTTCCCAAAGCGCGAATGTCGCAGCCAATCCTCCCGTGGAATCGCTCCCAAGGCGCCAAATGCCTATGCAAaaattagtattaagaaTAAAGGTGGTAGCTGATTGTCGTCTTGATCATTCTGTGCAACGAGAGCTCCTTCTCCGGCGCCCTGATCGAAGTTCTTTCTCCGTCTCCATCAGTTTCCTCTGCGCCCACATGCGCATGGAATTGTCGCCGCGGATCGTTTCGCAGTTCAGCAGCTCCGTCAGCACGCGCTTGATGCTCTCGTTGACGTCGAATAGTCGCGGCTCCTCGGCGGAGATCTCGTATAGCGCTTTCTCGTCGACAATGGTGTCGAGGGTATCGGCGTCGCGGTGGGATTCGCTCCAGCCGCGGCATGGCGCCTTCGCTCTCGATGGTTGCCGTTCGCTGCTTCGTGAATGCAACTTCGGCGATGACGACTTGTACGACGACGGGCTGGAGGAACGAGGCGAGATACTACTCGTAGACTGCTTGCGGTGGCGGATCTGCTGAAGGTGTTTGGAGAGCTCCGCATGCTGCTCCTGGAGAAGCATGTACTTTTCCAAGGCAAATTTGTAGTTGTGCGCCTTGGTCGCGGAGGCCATCTTGACTGGTTGAGATGGAAGGGTACGTTATGGAGAGATGAACGGTATAGGATCGAGGTATAGATGTCGGCTGCAATAGCAAGACTATCTGATGGATTTGCTGGTGCCCTTTATACGTGAAAGGCGACGCATGGTGAGTTGTGTTGCAGATGGCTGTACCCCCAATGCACTGAGGCAGTCATCTAATCGCCGTTCCAAGGTACGGAATCGCCGCAGATTTGCTTCGTTGTGATGAGGCGCCGCCGGCGCGACCACTGACAGAACAGCAGGTGTTGTCCACAAGCAGCGCTTTCAGCGGGCGATGATAATCATGGTTTTCGTCTGGACGCTCCGACTTTGTGAACGAGTAGTGTCGTCGGGTCGGTCGGGGAAAGGTTTCCTGTCGCGGTGAAACGGGGAGACCCCAGCTCGATTGATGATGGTAGGGATGATGAATAACTGGGTTGAAATGCGGCGCAAAGAGCCCAAGGTGGAAGGGAGAGCTGGGATTAATGAGAGAGCCCTGAGGGAAGAAACCGCTGCTGGCCCCCATTGGAGCAACTGCTCAGTGTTGAGCCAAAATAAGGTTCGGCATGCTCATAACAGCGTCACAAGTGGCTTCTGGTGGCGACTCTGGCAGCCAGCCAGCCAATTAGATGGTGCTGCCACAGGTTGGGGCGGCGGCGGCACATTGACGAAAGCTGGTGGCGCAGCATAAGGTCGTCTCTCCCAAACTACATTTCTCCCATGACACGTCCTGGGCTAGCCATATCAAGAATAATTTCCTGCCTGGCTAGATTTCATTACCTATTAGTGTCAGACACTCGTTCGGCATCTAGAGCGGATTAAAAAATACTCCAGCGGGCGTAGTTGTGATCATGCTTGAATACCAAGTATTAATCCTCTTGTTTTCCAAGGCTGGGTAGTAAAAATAGCAGCCAGATTGAAATCTtaatttttttaatttttttaaTTCACTCCTAGCGTCCTCGGACCAAATGGCATCTCAGAGTTCTTCCTTTCTATTCCAGCTTTTACATTCTAGAGAATACAGCGACTTTACCCTAGTCTGCCAGGAGCAGCAGTTTTATCTCCACAAAGCCATTGTTTGCCCGCAGTCCCCAGTTATTACTGCTGCCTTGCAAGGAGAATTTCAGGTACTTTACCACGGATGGCGCATCAAGAACGCGCATGGTGAGCTTACGCAGAGTACAGGAGGCTAGAACGAAGGTCCTGAATGTGGAAGCATTCGACGTCGCCACCGTTCGGCGCATGGTCAACTTTATGTACACCGAGGAATATGAAGTCGGCTATGTCCACGAGGCGAGCGGCTCCGCTACGGGTCACGAAACTGAGAGGACGGAGGTGACCGAAGCATTACTCTGTCACGTCCGCGTGAACGCGATCGCCGATTACTACAACGTCCCAAAGCTGACCCAGCTGGCGAACTCCAAGATACAAACCATCCTCCGAGACAGTTGGTTAGCAGAGTCATTCTCTCATGTCGTTAAGGAAGCTTCGGTTTCAACAGGGGATGTTGCCTTGCACGATATTATCACCTCGACTGCTGCATACCACATTGAAGAGCTTGTTGAGTTCCAGAGCTTTGCCGACTTGGAAGTTATGAGTGAATTTGCCATCAAAGTCCTGCGCAGTTGTGCGCGACGGATACGCGATATCGAATCCCAGCTTCAGTATATCCAGTCAGTATGCAAGAAGGAGGCTGTCAGAGCCGATCGTGTTATCGGCAACATTGACAATTGCTTGCGAACCCTGTCGGCGTGTAGTAACGATTTAGTCGTGATCCAAGGGGAGCTCTCATGAGCCAGCAGTGGTCTGGACGTATTGTGGTCTTGGAACGGTTGTGGTTCTGGGCCGGGGTAAGCGCTAAAATAAGGCTATTAGGTATCATTTGATTTCAACTGCATCTGGCGCAGCGACGAGCTCTACTGCCCCATGGTACCACGAGGTGGGCATGCTGAGGGCTGATCAATCCAGCTTCGGCGACGACAGCATTGCCGCCTACAAAGCCATGGGCGTCAAGAACGACTGAGTTTCCGTCCGTCGACGGGGTACAGACCCGCTGGGACGGGCTATTGCCATGGTCGACTTTAAGGGGTTGCACCGGATCCTCTACGACCCTGAGGCAGACAAGGCGTTCGGCGCCGTGGTGCAGGCAGCCGTCAACATAGAGGACGAGTACGTGCTGGGGAGATGAGCAGCCTGGCCTTTAGGGTCCAGGGCCAGTGTACGGGCGTGGAGCTCAAGGATGGTAGGACACTGTAGGCGGACAAGATACCATGTATCTTATTCCCCAGATGCAAGAGCTCAAAAGTTTTCGGTCGACTCTAACGAACCCCACGCCGTAGCTGCGGAATTGTTGATTGTATGCGAATGACTTGCGAAATGAAGCATATGGTGTGAGTGGATGATTCGTCTTACAGGATGCCTGGCCCCTCACGTTTGTTCGGCATTCGGCGCAGAGACGTCACTTTCGGTCGGACCGGCTCTGGCTTCGCTCAGGGCCTCATCCGCCGAGGTCGACCTCATAATTCCGCAGTTGTGGACGAACTAAGCCCAAGATTAGAATTCATCAAGACTCCGTTCTGGTCTCGAGTATCGCAAGTCAACACAGAGGGTCTCGAGATTCTCCAGGTCGTACCAGTCGAGATGTATGCCGGCGCGCAAGGCACTATTCTCATAACTCCTGATATAAGTGGACGAGTCTCCCAGGTGCGTTATATCAAAAACATGGTTTCCGAGCTCTCTGAGAATAGAAGTCACATTCGTGGGTGTACATCGTAGCATCAGGTGTCGAATCTTCTGGCGCGCTGGCTGCTGGTCACCAGGGCGCAATCGTCGTCCCCTCGAGCCAGAACcgttgatgagatccttACCTCGCTGGGAAATCTGATAAATGGCATGTTCGGTGGGTTGGAACACGTTGCAGCCCGGGTTCTGGGGACATGTAGGCTCGGTTTTGAGCGACGGGCTCCGTCAGATCGTACTAGACAAAGAGGGTGACGATCTCGACGGTTTCTCGCTTGTCAACAATCGTACAGCAGTCCATCAACCAGTCGGTGGTAGCTTGCCAGTAAAGGTATCTCGATACATGTTGCCATTGACCTTGCGCTCGGCTGCCATCATGACACCGATGAGACCATTCTTGTAATCATGCAACGAATCCGAATCAGCTGCATTGACGGTCGCCTAGTGTTCCGGCCGTCAGCACCCACAAACCGGCGGAAAATGACCTCGAGGGTGCCCTGGTCATGGGGAAGCTTATCACTCCGGGAGTCCCTCTCCAGCAGGACGAGCTTGGTTGCGCCCAGGTTGACCAGTTCCGACCCCTGCTTCTGCTGAATACCATTCCTCGAGCAAAACCTGTCCAGCACGGTGATTCCCTTAGGCGTCAGCTGCCAGACCGATCCCTTCATGTTGTACACCTGCTGATATTTGCCGTCGGCCGGCTCAACGAAACGGGCATCGACGAAGCGTTGGCAGATGGGCCGGGCCATGTCCTTGGCCATGGAGAAGGTGGTGGTTGTCGCGGTGGTGACGATGCGGGAGGGGTCTTCGGGATCTGGCATGCGATTCGACTGGGAGAACTTGAGAGATCcgaggttgttgatggcaTCCTCGGAGATGAACGTGTACTCGGCCTGGGTCAGTCGGACGTGGTGGGCCGACAGCGGCAAGAGACTGACGACGAGGGTGGAGAGGAGATCCTTGAAGTCCTATTGTACAACCAAAGTCAGCCAATGCTCTGGCGAAAAAGGGGTTGGGGAGGCGGCGTTTCAAAACGGTGGTTGCCGCATGCCTCGCACGGAACGCTGCACATCGGCGCAAGAAAAACGGCCAGGCAGTGAAAGTGGTAGAACCATCGCACATACCCTCGTGAACGGCCGATCGTCATCCGTCATGCGCAGCAAGCGCGAGGATGTTTAGTGCATCTTGTTTGCCGTGACGGGAGACTTGATGGGAGGTGGTTGGTTGGGGTCTGTGGCTATGTAAGGCTGGGACGGCGAGTTGTTCGTCAAAGTAGCTTGGGTAGCGACGGCGCTGGCCAGGTTGATGTTGGACAAACAGGGACTGGCTCGAGGCACTCCTGGGCCGGCAGGTTCTTGCAGCGCTGCCctcaaatcaaacaaatcaaatCCGGGGTCATATTTGAGATATTTGACAACCTTCAACGTTGGATTTGTTGTTTGAAATATTTATTCAAATATTTCAAATCTCACCCTCTATGCTCTCCTGCTATTATGTCCCAATCTTCCACTAGACCTCGTCTCCCCCACTTGCTATCGCCCCCAGCTTCACCGCACCATGTCTGACTCAATTCTTCAGGCATTGCAACTTCTCCAATGTTTCCGTCGTCATCGAAAGCCTCTGCGACGTCACCGTCAACTTGGCGAGGCTGAACGACCTCTCGCAATCAGTTGCCATCGCCGGTATCGCGAGTATATCGAGAGCTAACTGGCTGACCGTCGGAAATTGTCCCTGGTGAGCCATCCACCACTCAATTGGATCCTCAGTCTCTTGAAGCTCTAGCCGCAGATACCGCTCAAGCTCACTTCCCGTCACCGTAGTCTTTGCTGTCCTGCTCTTCACCCACTGCTTGAACATACTGTCTACCGGCGTTCTCTGCAGCACGCTTGGGGATGCCGTAGTCTCAATAGTTGCCCCTCGCTGCTCGTCCACCGGCTGGTTGCAGCGGTACCAGCGGTCCAGGTAGTCAGATAGTCCGATTTTGGCGTCCCTCACCCACACAAGCTGCTCTTCTGACGCCCAATTCACCTCCAGATAGCTCATGCCTAGTGATGGGTTGAGAATGATGGATGCGGCAAACAACGGTGACTCTCCAAGTTTGGTATAGTATTCATTGAGTTTCTGCCAGgcggtgatgatggaaagTCTCAGATAGCGTCGGTGATCCTTTCCCATGTCATCAACTGCCGATGATCCTGATGGCTTGCCTGATCCATCATCACATTGCCCCGAGCCACGACTTGGCAAGGAGTTTTGTATTGACTTTCGCGGGTGTATTTCCATCTCACAATCCCTAAATCTA is part of the Fusarium oxysporum Fo47 chromosome VII, complete sequence genome and harbors:
- a CDS encoding uncharacterized protein (expressed protein), with the protein product MTTISHFPIEMLCSIANLLDDEAFFRFRQTSRLINNSTASQFATRYFERRCVFLQRHSLEALIDIARHPTFGPTVQSLDISIVHITKDPDLWERDMQYRPEEGNEVEIGEPSPEDQGSSPSSPWSEDSHVPDFESSAEKEKAVVNTIAYSRYQDDQRYIMECGMATAYLTLALTAMPNCRTIILSGQDRPWGARLQAKQTGLWPTTNTDTIESGEFARHALQVVLAAVVASRVSLEELDILFNLQDFRAGSHGFVSDLAAQQIRSCFLDLDTLRLNVCSEYFTLSDSGAGSLVRFIELFPTATLLDLRMGGRNKLSLVTAIAGSLQMTALRELELHWVNCTADALVKILCRHQSTLKDVLFNGVHIHETQGWPLIFCVLRDKLSVESLLVANCLSAKQWVRFRKPGGEERGIQIRGDWDSLTSAIDRIVLEKVENPRMRSPFGLLGY